A genome region from Anolis carolinensis isolate JA03-04 chromosome 6, rAnoCar3.1.pri, whole genome shotgun sequence includes the following:
- the LOC100554701 gene encoding programmed cell death 1 ligand 1 produces MDILPLIFLAAFCCLGNATKKLHVQTDPSLVKAAVGDDVLLDCRFTVNATTLDLSLFSILWFHRGKQLAEFDDTVTVFKQGISLNKEELVKGNASLAISQVSAENSGKYRCYVTYSPEVVIREVTLQVDDPLQKQEDDLEEDSFLSRPCFGRSEILSKLDQITIALDQLMATLQEFVSSKAVNGCRSDVASQEPLG; encoded by the exons ATGGACATCTTGCCATTGATCTTTCTTGCTGCCTTTTGCTGCCTTGGAAATGCCA CCAAGAAGCTCCATGTGCAGACAGATCCTTCCCTGGTGAAAGCTGCAGTGGGTGATGATGTTTTGCTGGATTGCAGGTTTACCGTCAATGCGACGACACTGGACCTCAGCCTTTTCTCAATCTTGTGGTTTCACCGGGGCAAACAATTGGCAGAGTTTGATGACACAGTGACTGTGTTCAAGCAAGGAATCAGCCTGAACAAGGAAGAGCTGGTGAAGGGCAATGCTTCCCTGGCCATCTCCCAGGTTTCAGCCGAAAACTCTGGCAAATACAGATGTTACGTCACATATTCACCAGAGGTTGTCATCAGAGAAGTAACTTTGCAAGTTGATG ACCCCTTGCAGAAACAGGAGGATGATCTGGAAGAGGATTCTTTTCTCTCCAGACCGTGTTTTGGCCGTTCGGAGATCCTGAGCAAGCTGGATCAGATCACCATAGCTTTGGATCAACTCATGGCAACCCTCCAGGAGTTTGTGAGCAGCAAGGCTGTCAACGGATGCCGTTCTGACGTAGCCTCCCAGGAGCCCCTGGGCTAA
- the LOC100565391 gene encoding ADP-ribosylhydrolase ARH1: protein MEGSFRVPPKERYQAAMVLSGAGDALGYRNQRWEYCTSGPQIHQELQEIGGLGKVRAALPDWPVSDDTVLHLATAEALATGKAGEELFQELARRYVEAMKDMEGRKPGPTSILGTSQLHPGEPKGYCIPFNPSATGCGAAMRSMCIGLRYPRPSDLNTLIQVSVESGRMTHHHPTGYLGALASALFTAYAVQGLPLEYWGAGLLKTLPLALEYVQAAADETEPNVGAWGYFQEKWEWYLSERGLADGRGPARFPPAYSHVERDVIYKTFSLDGWAGRSGHDAPMIAYDALLGAGNNWEELCSRSMFHGGDSDSTGVIAACCWGLAHGFKGVPEGNHAELEYRDRMTAAADSLYHLAWGQMAH, encoded by the exons ATGGAAGGATC CTTCCGGGTTCCCCCTAAGGAACGCTACCAGGCGGCCATGGTCCTCTCCGGTGCGGGCGATGCCCTCGGATACCGCAACCAGCGCTGGGAGTACTGCACTTCGGGGCCCCAGATCCACCAAGAGCTCCAAGAAATAGGGGGCCTGGGCAAGGTCCGGGCAGCCCTCCCTGATTGGCCGGTCAGTGATGACACCGTGTTGCACCTGGCCACTGCTGAGGCCCTGGCCACAG GAAAAGCTGGTGAAGAACTGTTCCAGGAACTGGCCAGACGCTATGTTGAAGCCATGAAAGACATGGAAGGCAGAAAACCTGGACCCACAAGCATTTTAG GGACATCTCAGTTGCATCCTGGAGAACCAAAAGGCTATTGCATCCCCTTCAACCCCAGTGCAACCGGCTGTGGGGCAGCCATGAGGTCCATGTGCATTGGGCTTAG GTATCCACGTCCCTCAGATCTCAACACCTTGATTCAAGTCAGTGTAGAAAGTGGAAGAATGACCCATCACCACCCCACAG GCTATCTGGGGGCTTTGGCCTCTGCCCTTTTCACTGCTTATGCCGTGCAAGGCCTGCCCCTTGAGTACTGGGGGGCAGGATTGCTCAAGACCCTGCCCCTTGCCTTAGAATATGTTCAGGCTGCTGCGGATGAGACAGAACCCAATGTGGGGGCATGGGGCTATTTCCAAGAGAAATGGGAGTG GTACCTTTCCGAACGTGGTCTTGCTGATGGCCGGGGCCCTGCTCGGTTTCCTCCCGCCTATAGTCATGTTGAGCGTGATGTCATCTACAAAACCTTCAGCCTGGATGGGTGGGCTGGGCGCAGTGGGCATGATGCCCCCATGATTGCCTACGATGCCTTGCTGGGCGCGGGGAACAACTGGGAAGAGCTTTGCAGTCGTTCCATGTTCCACGGTG GGGACAGCGACTCTACTGGGGTGATAGCCGCCTGCTGCTGGGGTCTTGCTCATGGATTCAAAGGAGTTCCAGAAGGAAACCATGCGGAGCTTGAGTATCGAGACAGAATGACAGCTGCTGCTGATTCCCTCTATCACCTGGCTTGGGGGCAGATGGCACATTGA